The genomic region ATAAAACAAGTTTGTTTTCTTCTTGGTTACTTGGTGAAATCATTTTAGCACTGTGAGACAAATGCGCCTTCTTCTTAGCCCTCAATGCTCTAGGGAAACAGTTTGGTTGATAATCGGGCTCTTGAATGAAAGAATCTGGCATTCATAGTCTCTTCCTTCCACTTCTGAAGGATAAACTACATATGCAGGTATCAAAGATGTATCATGTTGTAATGGTCCAACTAACGGGGTCGCCCCTGTGCTCAGAATGTTACCTTCACTATTTTTGAAAGCTGTAATGACTTCCTTTCCATGAGGACCATTGTGAGGTCCCTCACTTATCTTTAAATATGATAATCGAACCACATTAGAATCTTTGCGAAGTATCATTGTTTGGTCTGTTATCCTCACCAATCATTTATCAATCATAATCTCATTTATTGTTGTTTAACATATTTGAAGAGTTGTAAGACATTAAACATAATTTTCAATCAAAATATGTCAACAAATATAACAAATTGCATAATGCGTAAATTGTATTAACATATGATTTTTGTATCATAAGTTAATATTTGTAAAACTACAAaggattttaaatttataataatgaatttagtgcTCCTTTAGATCAATTAGTATCATTTTAAGTCTAAAATGCTCTATAACTCAAATTTCTATCGGAGTTTAAAGATTTAGTCAACATAGTGGAACCTAAAAAACCCAAAGTgctaattactttctttttaccTTCTCCCACTtttctctattacttattttatgtttaatataattttaattttaatgtaaGCCTTATTTGATTGACtatgaaaaaattaaatcaactgatagaatttttttataaaaaaattaagaaaataataagaaaaagatCTATTTATCagcattttcatttaattaattttatttattttaataatatattattttattaaaattgattTTGTTTAGAAGAAGGTGAAATGtttaaaattaaggataaaatgtgaatatatatttattaaacaatgaaattatatttaataattaattttaaataatatatgaaataattttataatttaaattcaatagttaaaatttcaacttttttttcattttatcaaACAACACTGAAGAAATTatgttataattttaatatatgttatttaatatatataaatattttaatataaattacaaattaaaattatagtttagcataaatataaatataaatatattttatatttaatttaaatataatttaaaatagtttttagtcatttattatatatacattttaatttaatgtctATAATAATCATTTTacattctcatatcattattataattcaatttaaattcaaaatcaataattttaatttaactaaTATAATACTTACAATAATTAATCTCATTTAATCTTAAGTCGAGTCAATCTCATCTCCCGTCCAAACggattattaatttaaaaattttaaagtaggAATGAAGTTTATTAACAAAAAGTATTTCATTtccttaatatataaaataaaattgcaccACCGCTGGATATTTATTACAAGATTTGAATTTGTTAAAAATTGTTAACAGCAACGTTAAAGTTGAGACAAGGCTCCTACATTTCCTTCTTCTTTGTAGCAGTTTCCCCAGATTCTCTCCACCGCCCAACCCTAAACGCTAACCATGGCTCTCTCCGTTTCCAGAACCGCCACTCTCCACCGTATCGGGTAAGATTTTTTCGGGCCCggccctaatttttttttaattttactgaCCAGTGACCTCTCCTCCCCTTTTTCCCAAATCAGTTCCTAAAAGAAAATCCCTAAGTGCCGCTGCCCGTCGATAGCAGTCTCTACTCCATCTCCCGCTTCCTCTGTAGCCGGCGCCCATCACCGTTGCGTTGTCCCGCTCGTTCTTCCATCAAGACACTGTCTTCGTTCCGGCCAAGCTGCTGCTTCCTCTGTTGCCGGAGTTCACCAGTGCCATCGCCTTCTCCTTTCCAGCCTTCAGCCGTCGCCGTCCCGCTGTGCGGCCTGTCAATCTCATCCAATTCCAGGTATCTCCATGGCTTCTATAGACGGTTTTTTTTTCTAAATCCCTAACAGTAACAAAGAAAATACCACCAATTTTTCCTCCGGTCACCACCATCATCGTTCCATAGGCAGTTAGGCACTTTTTTGCAGATCACCCTTTAATAGAAAAACTAAAAAAGGCCCATAACCCCGAAAAAACCGCTCGAACACGGTTCATGAGACAATACAATAGAAACCTAGTCCCTACAATTCAAGAGAAactatttatttttcaatctctTCTATATTCGATCCTACTTGTCCTCGAAGCTGTCAGTAAATCAAATTTCCTTTTTGGCTTTTTGCTTCTTTACTTTATTGATTAATCGGTGAGTTCTTTTCGTTCTTCAATCACTTAATGCTtcgttttgttttttttaatgtttaatgtTATATTGGATTCATTGTTAAAGATTGTTTCTTTGGTCTATTCTTTGAATGAGAGATACATGGATTTTAAGTTTTGAATTCAGTGTTGAAGTGTCTCAAAAGCTTGGATTCCCAGTTATTTAAGGTTCTTCAACTTTACTGGAGTTAACTATTTAGCCCTAGAATAGGAGTAATCCATGGATTAGAAAGctatgaactttttttttttccattgatGTAGGGTGTTGGAGATTCATACTAATTTACACgttatttaaatttttagaaaaatgggTAATTGTCAAGGGTCAGAATGGGATTGATCCTAGTTCTTAAGACTCATTATTTACCCTTATACCAAACTATGTCAGCTAGATTGATTGTTAGCATTAAAAAGAACCCGAAGGACACAATGTCGAAGGAAGATAGTCGAGCTATAGGAGAAGGATAATAAGCAAGTTGTATTTTCAAATAAGAACTGATAATTGTCTTTTTGATCTTTTATTACATTTGGTTTTAATTCTTTTTTTGCACTTTCAATTTGGGCATTTAAGATTATAAATGTTTGATTTTGTTTCTTTATGTGGAAAAAATTTGAGATTGCTGGTTCCTTTTCCTTTTTAGTACCTTCAATTATGACCCACCATCTCTAACatcatttgtttctttttttcctctttattttcaaggtgtttctttcttcttcttttttcaatTATTGCTTGTTACCAtccatttccaactatcaactaatgtAATTTAGTAAGCAACTAAAGCTAAATTTTAATACGGGTCGGGTTGGGCTAAACCCAATTAAAAAAAGGTACTATAAAATCAAGAGAGCTCCGTGTCTTTGCTCAGTCTTCTTTTATCTTCTCCTTTCAAGTTTCAACTCATAATATTTTAGTGATCCCTTTCGAGGGATTCATTGGTTTCCTTTTTACTTTTGtaaattttttctcttttttctctttttttttttgggtttaattttgttgATTTTCCTTTTGTCTCCTCATGGTCATCTTCTTTTTCGATTTCTCCAGCAATCCTAACCCTAGACCTTTTGGCAGTATCTTCACATTATTGATTAAACTGAAAGAAGATGCAACAGCAAAGGCTAAAGCAGCAACATGCTCTGATGCAACAGGTGTACCCAAATCCCAGTCTCATCGGTAGTCCTCAGGTTCTTTTACTTCTCTGTGTTTCTCCTTCAATTGAGGTTGTCAGTTTCTATTATTGAAGTTCATTCCTTTCTCATTCCACTTAGGGTTGTTAAATTCATATATTTCGTCTTCCAATTTGTTTGCTTGCTAGTATTAATTAGTGAAATATTTGGAGCTTTTTTTCCTCAGATGATTTTCTGGTTTCTGTGGAAATTATACGAGCAAAAATAGAAAATTTGTTTGATACTAAAAAactaaattttattgaaaaaactGTCCTTTTTttacctttaattttttttaatttaaaatgtgCAGATAGAGCCTATCTCGAGTGGAAATCTTCCTCCTGGCTTTGATGCATCTAATTGCCGTAGTGTGTGAGTTTTGCTTAGttcattctttaaaaaaaattatcaccTTTGGCCATTAATTCATAATGTATCTTTTGGTGAAGCTTTTGCATGTATATGTAGTAAAAAAATCTTAGTCTTAATTTTTCTGTTTATGTCCTGTTTCAtggttaattttttatcatttacttAATCTTAATTCTGCAGATACGTAGCAAATATTCACCCCCAGGTCACGGAACCCTTTCTGCAAGAAGTTTTCTTGAGTACTGGTCCTATTGAAGGATGCAAACTTGTTAAGAAAGATAAGGTCATCTTTTTGATGCTTTGTTTTCCCAGTTTTAATTTGATATTCAGGGTTTCATCAACTTGTTATTTGCATTTTTGGGGGGTTCTTGGTTCTTGCTTGTATCATTTCTAATAGAATGGGCTTATTGTTATTTGCTTTTAACGCAGGCAACCTATGGTTTTGTGGACTACGTTGATCACAGATCAGCTGCCCTTGCTATTGTCACTCTTAATGGAAGGCAGCTGTAAGTAATAATATGAACTCTTAGTAGAATGGACTTATATTTGCCTTTTCCCTTGTCCTATACTTTTAACATATGGCATTTTTTGCAGATTTGGGCAACCTATCAAAGTTAATTGGGCATATGCTAGCAGCCAGAGGGAGGATACATCAGGTTCGTAGATGTGCACCCATGGGTTCTACCCAGTTGTATTTTATCTATGTATTTCATCAGCAACTTATGCTATTTCTACTTTGGCATTCAGGTCATCACAACACTTTTGTTGGTGATCTCAGCCCTCGAGCTCAATCCCTACTCCTCCAAATGGCATCCTTAGCTTCTAAGCTCTTTGAAGTTTCCCCGAATCGAGCCATTTGGGTTTCGGCTTTTCGTGGGTCTCTGCCTTCTTTCCTTTCTTCACAGATGCAATCAATGCCTCCTCCTCCACTTGAATCCACCCCTACTTCCACTAAAGAAGTCATCTCGTTGTTTGCTTCCCTCCAAACCCAGCTCTTTGAAGCGGTAGGCCAGCTCCAAGAAATCCTGGACCTTCAAGATGCTAAGCAGAAGATTGCCAGGGAAATTAGGTTTAAAGATGGTGCAGTCCTTGCTTTTGCTAATAAACTTAAGGAGGCAGAGCAGGTTCTCGATGTTCTAGTTGATGATTATTCCAGTTATCGGAAGCCGAAGAGGTTGAAATTGGAGGATAATGGTGTGAAGGATGCTGCTGCTGCTGATGGTGATTCTTGTACCACTACAGTTGCATCTCGTTTGAATTTGTCAGATATTTTGTCGTATGCACATCGGATTAGTTACACTACTTTTGCACCTCCTGAGTTTGGCGCCGGACAAGCACCGCTTCGTGGGGCGCTCCCCCCTGCACCACAGGAGGAGCAGATGCGTGCTTCTCAGCTTTATAACTTTGCTGATCTCGATGTTGGTTTACCTAAGACAGCCGAGACTAGGGAGAAAACTGTTGAAGCTATCATTGAGCCACCGCCTGCACAGCCTGCAGATACCAATCCGCTGGCTAATTTGGCTGCCCTTCAGGGCTTGCTTCCACCAAATTTTACAGTTCCAGCAGGCTGGAAACCCAATATGCCTGTGGAGTTGCCAGCCAACTTGCCAGTGCCACCACCAGGATGGAAGCCTGGGGACCCAGTGCCACTACCTCCATTGGACTCCTTGTCTATACCTAGGATGGAAGGGCCGAACATGCGGCCTGTTCCACCTCCAGGTTTGCATAAGCCACCTGAGCCAATTCAGGTGCGACATGTTGAGCTCGACATTCTTGATCCAGATGATGATAGCAGTGATTATAGTAGTGATGATGGAAGCTCTGATGATGAAGATTGATGAACTGGTGGTCTGAAAGTCTTGGAAGTAAGTGTACTTGCAACTTATAACTCTTATGTTGAGAAACGAAATTGAACTCGAGTTTCAATCATTTACCTCTTTGCTATCGTTTCTTGTCACTAACTGAATAGAAAATGAGAAGGTACTAGGCTTTGTTTTACACTAACATTCAGTGTCCTGGTAAAGAGATAGATAATGGATTCTTTGAAGCAGTATTCTTCATTAGGAATTCATTGATTTCCCACTAGAGGAACTAATTAGTGGTATATTTTAAACTGCTAGAAGTGTCACTGTATTATTGGTATGCGATTTGAAAAAAGAGGTATACATAAATATATGAAAGTTGCCATAACTTGGTAATTGCATGATAGAGATGATCATTCTTTCATTGAAGGAAACTGTGTGTGAAGTTAGTTAAAATTATATGGGGATTTGCATTTGCACCTGGTGTAGTAGTAAAATATGTACTTGAACATGATTGATTGATTCTTCACTAACCTAAGCAAGGTTTTGTACTAGTTTTAGACCCTTCCAAGTTAAGCTCATTTGACTAGGGGCATATTTTATCGAAATTCCTTTTACTTTTTCTCTTGTTTCATTTAACGTACATTTATTAATACAAAAGATGGTATCTTCTCAATATTTGAGCATTAaccccaaaaaaagaaaaaaaaaagaaaaaaattaggcCACACTTCGTAgtttattttatatacatatatacacatgTATACACACACCAATTCCttgtggaatttttaaatttcaatggtTGTATATCAAATATTTtccttaaaaaataatatttaaaaagtaaTTATTCTATCCATCCAGAAGCAAATATAAGATGATGTTAagtgttttttttaattattttattatatttagaaACAATTGATATCAACTCAAACTTGATTGTGGAGTCTTTTTACTTTAGTGATAATATATAAGATAATTATCCatttaaaaatgaaaatcaaaTAAACAGGATATATGACAAGAATAGGGTTGATAGACGTGAAGggtaaatatacatatatatatatatatatatatatatatatatgaagtagGAATCAAATTGTTAAAGGATAATATTTCACAATAATATCTTATAATATCTTATTAGGAATTAAATTGTTAAGAGATAGTATCTTATAATTTCTCATTAGGAATCAAATTACTAAAATTAATAtcttataataatatattatcaataaaagataattttaattttgattgtaGAATAAAAGAATTGTGTATCAAATAATAAGACATGCGGGTCAATATAAGGGTTGTATGAGTTGAGTTAGAATGGAATTAGATTAGTTGATTGATTCATTAAACTGGtaattttaagaattgttttgagCCAATTAAAATCAAGAATTATGAATTCAAAAGTTgcgaaaattaaaaaataaataaaagatttcaAGCTTTGTTTAACATTGTTTAgtcaaaatatttttagaattatAGATAACTTTTGAGTTAGAGGTGTTTTTGTGAATTGAAATACAAGCACTTTTTTCTAGCTTTATGTTTGGAAAAAatgggtttttttatttttatgtcaaATGACATTTTtaatctttatttattattttatgtaatatttATATGGGATATAAAATTATTCTATTGAAATTTATTTCagatatataaattatatatttaaatttataatggttttatttaaatatttaaaatagtttatatatttaaattgagttttacaaataattaatattaattacttaaaagatttaatttttttattttatatattaaaatattaataatgagttacaataaattatttttatattttgttgaaaTATCATAATATAACAAATTAGATTGTATTTAAATGTGTGTGTGGGGTgttttttttactttattataTCAAGTCTAAAATAGACAATTTAtttcttaaaagtatttttttgataattttaaacatttaaatcTTAAATCAAACCGTTTAAAAGCGCTTTTTAAAAAATAGTTCTAAACTAGAAAGAGAAGAGGGGTATCGATGACAGGATTTGAAAAATGTCTAGTTTAGCTGGTTAAtccaaaaaaacataaatttgtaaagcaaaagagaaaaaaagaaagaaagaaatttggGGTTGATTTGCAATTAAGTATTTTTAGGCATAATTCCAAAATTCATCCcaatatttatgagtttctttcaCTTTGGCTTTTATTTATTCTCAATGGCTCTCCACACCTTACATAATGCCATAATCAACTTTAATAACTTGTATAACTTAAttgttataaaaaaatatataggaAGCTATCGTATAAGGTCTAATTtgaatatttgaatatttgagttaatttttattatgaatttatactaatattaaaaaaattaaattacaaatttgAGTATTGAATGAGTTGTAGCTAGCTATCTACTAAGACTAACTTCCACCGTTAATATAGTCTTGCAAAGTCTTGTTTGTTTTGGCCCACTGGATCTTAGGATAAATCCACAGAAGGTGTCTCATAGGAATAAGGCCAACACCATCAAAACTCCTCTCCTC from Gossypium arboreum isolate Shixiya-1 chromosome 1, ASM2569848v2, whole genome shotgun sequence harbors:
- the LOC108483748 gene encoding mediator of RNA polymerase II transcription subunit 4, whose protein sequence is MQQQRLKQQHALMQQVYPNPSLIGSPQIEPISSGNLPPGFDASNCRSVYVANIHPQVTEPFLQEVFLSTGPIEGCKLVKKDKATYGFVDYVDHRSAALAIVTLNGRQLFGQPIKVNWAYASSQREDTSGHHNTFVGDLSPRAQSLLLQMASLASKLFEVSPNRAIWVSAFRGSLPSFLSSQMQSMPPPPLESTPTSTKEVISLFASLQTQLFEAVGQLQEILDLQDAKQKIAREIRFKDGAVLAFANKLKEAEQVLDVLVDDYSSYRKPKRLKLEDNGVKDAAAADGDSCTTTVASRLNLSDILSYAHRISYTTFAPPEFGAGQAPLRGALPPAPQEEQMRASQLYNFADLDVGLPKTAETREKTVEAIIEPPPAQPADTNPLANLAALQGLLPPNFTVPAGWKPNMPVELPANLPVPPPGWKPGDPVPLPPLDSLSIPRMEGPNMRPVPPPGLHKPPEPIQVRHVELDILDPDDDSSDYSSDDGSSDDED